The following are encoded in a window of Armatimonas rosea genomic DNA:
- a CDS encoding SRPBCC family protein yields the protein MPETQEAPLPTGTVHLHRILRAAPERVYRAFLDPDAMVKWVPPHGYTGKMLHMDARVGGGYRMSFTNFGTGKSHSFGGTYLELTPHERIRYTDRFDDASLPGEMQVTISLRSVACGTELIIVQEGIPTMIPVEFCYLGWQESLTLLAHLVEHDNPDSE from the coding sequence ATGCCTGAAACCCAAGAAGCACCGCTCCCCACGGGGACCGTTCACCTCCACCGCATCCTGCGCGCCGCGCCCGAGCGGGTCTACCGTGCCTTTCTCGATCCCGATGCCATGGTCAAGTGGGTCCCCCCGCATGGATACACGGGCAAGATGCTGCACATGGATGCGCGTGTGGGGGGCGGCTACCGAATGTCGTTTACGAACTTTGGTACGGGGAAGAGCCACTCCTTTGGGGGGACCTATCTCGAGCTCACACCCCACGAGCGCATTCGCTACACCGACCGCTTCGACGATGCCAGCCTGCCGGGGGAGATGCAGGTGACCATCTCGCTGCGGAGTGTCGCCTGTGGCACCGAGCTGATAATTGTCCAGGAGGGGATTCCCACCATGATTCCCGTGGAGTTCTGCTACCTGGGCTGGCAAGAGTCGCTCACGCTACTGGCACACCTGGTCGAGCACGACAACCCCGATAGCGAGTAG
- a CDS encoding carbohydrate ABC transporter permease, with the protein MSERTSSRWGLALISPWLLGFLIFTAGPMLASLYLSFCKYDLHSLQFVGTKNYEVLLTRDPLFWKSLGNTALYVLFSVPLGLTGSLLIAVLLNQKVKGIPVFRTLFYLPSLVPAVASALVWQWVFHPDAGILNFALSKVGVHGPKWLQDPKTALMSLIIMSLWGIGGSRMLIFLAGLQGVSDELYEAAQLDGADGLTCFRHITLPMLSPTIFFNLILGIIGSFQVFTSAYIMTGGGPDNATLMYVLYLYNNAFRFFKLGKASAMAWILFIMLLGFTGIQFKNASKWVYYEGGEKE; encoded by the coding sequence ATGTCTGAACGAACCAGTAGTCGCTGGGGGCTGGCGCTGATCTCGCCGTGGCTCCTGGGTTTTCTGATCTTCACCGCCGGCCCGATGCTGGCCTCGCTCTATCTCTCGTTCTGCAAGTACGACCTGCACTCGCTCCAGTTTGTGGGCACGAAGAACTACGAGGTCCTGCTCACCCGCGACCCGCTCTTCTGGAAGTCTCTGGGCAACACGGCGCTCTACGTGCTCTTCTCCGTCCCGCTGGGCCTGACTGGCTCGCTCCTGATCGCGGTCTTGCTCAACCAGAAGGTCAAGGGAATCCCGGTCTTTCGCACGCTGTTTTATCTGCCGTCGCTGGTGCCTGCTGTGGCGAGCGCCCTGGTCTGGCAGTGGGTCTTCCACCCCGATGCGGGAATCCTGAACTTCGCGCTCTCCAAGGTCGGGGTGCACGGCCCCAAGTGGCTCCAGGACCCCAAGACCGCGCTGATGTCACTGATTATCATGAGCCTCTGGGGAATCGGCGGTAGCCGTATGCTGATCTTCCTGGCCGGCCTCCAAGGAGTCTCCGATGAGCTCTACGAGGCCGCGCAGCTCGATGGCGCCGATGGCCTGACCTGCTTCCGGCACATCACGCTCCCCATGCTCTCCCCGACCATCTTCTTCAACCTGATCCTGGGGATTATCGGCTCGTTCCAAGTGTTCACCTCGGCGTATATCATGACCGGCGGCGGCCCGGACAACGCCACCCTGATGTACGTCCTCTATCTCTACAACAACGCGTTTCGCTTCTTCAAGCTCGGCAAGGCCAGCGCGATGGCGTGGATTTTGTTTATTATGCTCCTAGGCTTCACGGGGATTCAGTTCAAGAACGCCTCCAAGTGGGTGTACTACGAAGGAGGCGAGAAAGAATGA
- a CDS encoding FAD-binding protein, producing the protein MNDADVLGKEADHRVRPQTTAEVQEILRAAQSAGRAVLPWGGGTGQDYGLPPRKADTILDLSGLNRLIAHEYADMTVTVEAGMPLAQLQEQLARHGQFLPLDPPQPEKATIGGILATNASGPLRLGYGTPRDWLIGLSVVDAQGRLVKGGGKVVKNVTGYDLPKLHIGALGTLGVIVEATFKVSPRPETARTLVAQASPASELTPAATRLWRETQPVSLLLHEDHQGRFLVALYHGSAAVTGQAAERGATIAQECRLSAAQSYDGELVPESPVAPVQVRLSTSASEAIPLHDAAVDALAGTGVILDSWLGVGTLTLTWETADERALQGAQKALLLAKTRGVRFALLHGPLALRQNNLETLWFPAPSARVLHERIKEALDPYNVLNPGRFVCGI; encoded by the coding sequence GTGAATGATGCAGATGTGCTGGGCAAGGAAGCGGACCACCGCGTCCGCCCACAGACAACCGCCGAGGTGCAGGAGATTCTCCGCGCGGCGCAGAGTGCGGGGCGCGCGGTGCTTCCCTGGGGCGGCGGAACCGGGCAGGACTATGGGCTCCCCCCCCGCAAGGCCGACACGATCCTCGATCTCAGTGGCCTCAATCGCCTGATCGCCCACGAGTACGCCGACATGACGGTCACCGTCGAGGCAGGAATGCCCCTCGCCCAGCTCCAGGAGCAGCTCGCGCGGCACGGGCAGTTCCTCCCCCTCGACCCCCCCCAGCCCGAGAAGGCCACGATCGGCGGGATCCTGGCGACCAACGCGTCGGGACCGCTCCGACTCGGCTACGGCACCCCGCGCGACTGGCTGATCGGGCTGAGCGTGGTCGATGCCCAGGGCCGCTTGGTCAAGGGCGGCGGCAAGGTGGTCAAGAATGTCACCGGCTACGACCTGCCCAAGCTCCATATCGGGGCGCTCGGTACGCTGGGAGTCATTGTGGAGGCAACCTTCAAGGTGAGCCCACGCCCGGAGACGGCGCGCACGCTGGTGGCGCAGGCCAGTCCCGCCAGTGAGCTTACCCCCGCCGCCACACGGCTCTGGCGCGAGACCCAGCCCGTGAGCCTGCTGCTCCACGAGGACCACCAAGGCCGTTTTCTGGTCGCACTCTACCACGGCAGTGCTGCGGTCACGGGGCAGGCAGCCGAGCGTGGTGCCACCATCGCGCAGGAGTGTCGGCTGAGCGCGGCGCAGTCCTACGACGGTGAGCTGGTCCCGGAGTCGCCGGTCGCGCCCGTGCAGGTGCGCCTGAGCACCAGCGCCTCGGAGGCGATCCCCCTCCACGATGCCGCAGTCGATGCCCTCGCGGGGACCGGGGTGATCCTCGATAGCTGGCTCGGGGTGGGCACCCTCACCCTCACTTGGGAGACCGCCGATGAGCGCGCCTTACAAGGAGCACAGAAAGCGCTCCTCCTCGCCAAGACCCGCGGGGTGCGCTTCGCTCTGCTACACGGCCCACTCGCGCTACGCCAGAACAACCTCGAGACCCTCTGGTTTCCCGCTCCCTCGGCCCGTGTTCTCCACGAGCGGATCAAAGAGGCACTCGACCCCTACAATGTCCTCAACCCTGGCCGCTTTGTCTGCGGAATTTAG
- a CDS encoding carbohydrate ABC transporter permease: MIQRIGVFAMLVFGGILFSIPFLWTVSTALKTNEQVFAVPPQWVPNPIQWENFKRAWTELPFPTFVLNTITITIVATFGQIVSASLVAYGFARFKFKGKNALFYLMLSTMMLPSQVTMIPVFLLWRQLGLIDTFVPLIAPAFFGGGAFTIFLLRQFFLTIPRELDEAAMIDGANPLTIWWKVLLPLARPALITTTLFSFVSHWDDFMGPLIYLNSMEKYTVSIGLRLFQDSYGTQLELLMAASLIHILPTIVLFFVAQRYFVKGIALTGLK, from the coding sequence ATGATCCAGCGTATCGGGGTCTTTGCGATGCTGGTCTTTGGCGGCATCCTCTTCTCCATCCCGTTTTTGTGGACCGTCTCCACCGCGCTCAAGACCAACGAGCAGGTCTTTGCCGTCCCGCCGCAGTGGGTTCCCAACCCGATTCAGTGGGAGAACTTCAAGCGTGCCTGGACCGAGCTGCCCTTCCCGACCTTTGTCCTGAACACCATCACGATCACGATTGTCGCCACCTTCGGGCAGATCGTCTCCGCATCGCTGGTGGCCTATGGGTTTGCGCGCTTTAAGTTCAAGGGCAAGAACGCGCTCTTTTACCTGATGCTCTCGACCATGATGCTCCCGTCGCAGGTGACCATGATCCCGGTCTTTCTGCTCTGGCGGCAGCTCGGGCTGATCGACACGTTTGTGCCCCTGATCGCCCCGGCCTTCTTTGGCGGCGGCGCGTTCACGATCTTTCTCCTGCGGCAGTTTTTCTTGACCATCCCGCGTGAGCTCGACGAAGCCGCGATGATCGACGGGGCCAACCCGCTGACGATCTGGTGGAAGGTGCTCCTTCCGCTGGCCCGCCCGGCGCTGATCACGACCACGCTCTTCTCGTTCGTGAGCCACTGGGACGACTTCATGGGGCCGCTGATCTACCTGAACTCGATGGAGAAGTACACCGTCTCGATTGGCCTGCGCCTCTTCCAGGACAGCTACGGTACCCAGCTGGAGCTGCTCATGGCCGCCTCGCTGATCCATATCCTACCGACTATCGTGCTCTTCTTTGTCGCCCAGCGCTACTTTGTGAAGGGGATCGCGCTCACGGGCTTGAAGTAG
- a CDS encoding M16 family metallopeptidase has translation MLPPPLVFRRRVLPNGLVVLTHEDHKSPTVALQVWYKVGAKDDPAGKSGFAHLFEHLMFKRSKNMPDEQLDRFTEDVGGENNAYTTPDVTVYHEVVPSNHLERLLWAEADRMASLQVDESNFFSERDVVKEEYRQGVLANPYGRLDDALESGSWSIHPYKRPVIGNIAELDAATLDDVRAFHATFYRPDNAVLIVTGDLDPAQCDRWIDQYFGRITRPESTIPRVTVKEPARRAAQRREVHGPSVPLPALALSFLVPNQRHPDAPALQLLDSLLSSGESARLHQSLVYKQQLASEASTGADLRTDAGMFTVHCTTAGGKSLDVLLRATLAELEKVKRQPVSPKELARARTRLLAGTLHERETAEGVAGALGTAEVLFGRAERVNTELPELLAVTAADIQRVAQRYLTEKNSLLIRYTTGKASEPPLSPKKTAPKATPPPPEEPAPTPSAPRPARLPVLTDRSLANGLRVVHAARPGSGLVTLELVVPGGSGIVPAAKAGLASLTATLLTRGTTTGKTAPQLAAEAEALGGSLGAGADSDSLSVGITVPQGNAAAALALLAEVVQKPAFSQDEVARAKSEAIDEVTQALEEPSTLARGIAQRLFFGTSSYGNRLGGLPSTLAKLGAGEVRGYWQQVFTPHRATLIVTGDLTAAAALALAQRHLGSWRTKPLPLPTPGVAFQKVPPVVVLDKPDAGQAAVLLALPSLRRADPSYAIGEVANSLLGGGYSSRVNRMVRIERGLSYGAGSGLGTRRYAGLFQLSCQTKNESAAEVATLFVDALKNLATAPIPETELAARKSALLGPLTRELETGTGLAGALSERVGDGLPLDELAQLLATIPSITEAQVQAFAAQTLAAEKARIVIVGDAKQFRPALEKAFGPVTVWKKWSG, from the coding sequence ATGTTGCCTCCCCCCCTTGTTTTTCGTCGCCGCGTGCTGCCCAATGGCCTGGTAGTCCTGACCCACGAAGACCACAAGAGCCCGACAGTCGCCCTGCAGGTCTGGTACAAGGTGGGGGCCAAGGACGACCCCGCGGGAAAGTCTGGGTTTGCCCATCTCTTTGAGCACCTGATGTTCAAGCGCTCCAAGAACATGCCCGATGAGCAGCTCGACCGCTTCACGGAGGATGTCGGGGGGGAGAACAATGCCTACACCACCCCCGATGTGACGGTCTACCACGAGGTCGTGCCCTCCAACCACCTGGAGCGCCTGCTCTGGGCCGAGGCGGACCGCATGGCGAGCCTGCAGGTCGACGAGAGCAACTTCTTCTCCGAGCGCGATGTGGTCAAGGAGGAGTACCGCCAGGGGGTCCTCGCCAACCCGTACGGCCGGCTCGACGATGCCCTGGAGAGCGGCTCCTGGAGTATCCACCCCTACAAGCGCCCGGTGATCGGCAATATCGCGGAGCTGGACGCCGCCACGCTCGACGATGTCCGGGCGTTCCACGCGACCTTCTACCGCCCCGACAACGCCGTTTTGATTGTCACGGGCGACCTTGATCCCGCTCAGTGCGACCGCTGGATCGACCAGTACTTTGGCCGTATCACTCGCCCGGAGAGCACGATCCCGCGTGTGACGGTGAAGGAGCCGGCGCGCCGGGCAGCGCAGCGGCGCGAGGTCCATGGCCCCAGTGTCCCCCTCCCCGCCCTCGCCCTAAGCTTTCTGGTCCCGAACCAGCGCCACCCCGATGCCCCCGCGCTCCAGCTCCTGGACTCCCTCCTCTCCAGCGGCGAGTCGGCGCGCCTGCACCAGAGCCTGGTCTACAAGCAGCAGCTCGCCTCGGAGGCAAGCACGGGCGCGGACCTGCGCACCGATGCGGGCATGTTCACTGTCCACTGCACCACCGCGGGAGGCAAGAGCCTCGATGTGCTCCTCAGAGCCACCCTGGCCGAGCTGGAGAAGGTCAAGCGCCAGCCCGTGAGCCCCAAAGAGCTTGCCCGCGCCCGCACCCGCCTGCTCGCCGGAACCCTCCATGAGCGGGAGACCGCCGAAGGGGTTGCGGGCGCACTGGGGACTGCTGAGGTCCTCTTCGGGAGGGCCGAGCGGGTCAACACCGAGCTCCCCGAGCTCCTGGCGGTGACAGCGGCGGATATCCAGCGGGTCGCCCAGCGCTACCTGACCGAGAAAAACTCACTCCTGATCCGCTACACCACCGGAAAGGCCTCCGAGCCCCCCCTCTCCCCGAAGAAGACCGCCCCCAAGGCAACTCCCCCCCCGCCGGAGGAGCCCGCACCCACACCGAGTGCCCCCCGCCCCGCACGGCTTCCTGTGCTTACCGACCGGAGCCTGGCAAACGGCCTGCGCGTGGTCCATGCCGCACGCCCTGGCTCGGGGCTCGTGACCCTGGAGCTGGTGGTTCCGGGGGGCTCTGGGATTGTCCCGGCAGCCAAGGCGGGGCTGGCGTCGCTCACCGCGACCCTTCTTACCCGAGGAACCACCACCGGCAAGACCGCACCCCAGCTCGCGGCGGAGGCGGAGGCTCTGGGTGGCTCCCTCGGCGCAGGGGCGGACTCCGACAGCCTCTCGGTGGGGATCACGGTTCCTCAAGGCAATGCCGCCGCCGCTCTGGCGCTCTTGGCCGAGGTCGTGCAGAAGCCCGCGTTCTCCCAAGACGAGGTCGCGCGGGCAAAGAGCGAGGCAATCGACGAGGTGACCCAGGCACTGGAGGAGCCCTCGACCCTGGCACGGGGCATTGCCCAGCGCCTCTTCTTCGGGACGAGCAGCTACGGCAACCGCCTGGGCGGACTCCCCAGCACGCTCGCCAAGCTCGGCGCGGGGGAGGTTCGGGGCTACTGGCAGCAGGTCTTCACCCCCCACCGTGCCACTCTGATCGTCACCGGGGACCTGACCGCCGCAGCCGCGCTGGCGCTTGCCCAGCGGCACCTCGGAAGCTGGAGGACGAAGCCCCTCCCTCTCCCCACACCGGGCGTCGCCTTCCAGAAAGTGCCCCCTGTGGTGGTCCTAGACAAGCCCGATGCCGGCCAGGCTGCGGTGCTCCTGGCTCTCCCCAGTCTGCGCCGCGCCGACCCGAGCTACGCGATTGGCGAGGTGGCGAACTCTCTCCTGGGGGGCGGGTACTCGTCGCGGGTGAACCGCATGGTGCGGATCGAGCGTGGCCTCTCCTACGGGGCGGGAAGCGGGCTGGGTACGCGGCGCTACGCTGGCCTGTTCCAGCTCTCCTGCCAGACCAAGAACGAGTCCGCCGCCGAGGTGGCAACTCTCTTTGTCGATGCCCTCAAGAACCTCGCCACCGCCCCCATCCCCGAGACAGAGCTCGCGGCACGCAAGTCCGCCCTGCTGGGGCCCCTCACCCGTGAGCTGGAGACCGGCACGGGCCTGGCCGGTGCGCTCTCCGAGCGGGTGGGCGATGGCCTGCCCCTCGACGAGCTCGCGCAGCTCCTCGCCACCATTCCCAGCATCACCGAGGCGCAGGTCCAGGCCTTTGCGGCCCAGACTCTGGCGGCAGAGAAGGCACGGATCGTGATTGTCGGGGATGCCAAGCAGTTCCGCCCCGCGCTGGAGAAGGCCTTTGGCCCGGTGACGGTCTGGAAGAAGTGGAGCGGCTAG
- a CDS encoding ABC transporter substrate-binding protein, with protein MITRRRLIWLSLGGLLAGCLPSSQDAKGRTTIRYMAWGNPEQLQVERQIADEFEKTHPKLRIHLFMVPGSSYPDKLQLMLASRTAPDVMRVDHYLFPALVRKDYFLDLEPLIAAEPKGFVEDFVPTALEECRYKGKLHAMNVLFGGVQLYYNKKLFQDAGLPDPYELSQAKKWDWDAFLTAANALTKREGDRTVQFGSTFPSFPQWASVYWNRGGDVMNKELTKFTLADDPHAIEGLQDMADLRWKHHCAPTPADAALSAFTFESGKIAMHWGWAGETPRFRKNIKKFDWDITPVPTGPAGDATVLKGNQLVVNQHSAHPELAWEFVKYMTGPEAELLLGAKFRRCVPTRLSVQQHPQYLKSDKPPFHTDVFLETVRRGRTLPIDARYQEWSQEFNTATDALFNVGSTTVAQASQTATQRINKLLAGEEGF; from the coding sequence ATGATAACGCGACGACGCCTAATCTGGCTTTCCCTGGGTGGCCTCCTGGCCGGCTGCCTTCCCTCCTCACAGGATGCGAAGGGGCGCACGACCATCCGCTACATGGCCTGGGGCAACCCGGAGCAGCTCCAGGTGGAGCGCCAGATCGCCGATGAGTTCGAGAAGACCCACCCCAAGCTCCGTATCCACCTGTTCATGGTCCCGGGCTCGTCGTACCCCGACAAGCTCCAGCTGATGCTGGCATCGCGCACGGCTCCCGATGTGATGCGCGTCGATCACTACCTCTTCCCCGCGCTGGTGCGCAAGGACTACTTCCTGGACCTAGAGCCCCTGATCGCCGCCGAGCCCAAGGGCTTTGTCGAGGACTTTGTCCCCACCGCGCTGGAGGAGTGCCGCTACAAGGGCAAGCTCCACGCGATGAATGTCCTCTTTGGCGGGGTCCAGCTCTACTACAACAAGAAACTCTTCCAAGATGCCGGTCTGCCCGATCCGTACGAGCTCTCGCAGGCGAAGAAGTGGGACTGGGACGCGTTTCTCACGGCGGCCAATGCGCTCACCAAGCGCGAGGGGGACCGGACGGTCCAGTTTGGCTCGACCTTTCCCAGCTTCCCGCAGTGGGCGTCGGTGTACTGGAACCGGGGCGGGGACGTGATGAACAAGGAGCTGACAAAGTTCACCCTCGCCGACGATCCCCACGCGATTGAGGGCTTGCAGGACATGGCAGACCTGCGCTGGAAGCACCACTGCGCCCCCACCCCCGCCGATGCCGCGCTCTCCGCCTTCACGTTTGAGTCCGGTAAGATCGCGATGCACTGGGGCTGGGCGGGGGAGACGCCACGCTTCCGCAAGAACATCAAGAAGTTCGACTGGGACATCACGCCCGTCCCCACGGGGCCTGCCGGCGATGCGACCGTCCTCAAGGGCAACCAGCTTGTGGTCAACCAGCACTCGGCGCACCCGGAGCTGGCCTGGGAGTTTGTCAAGTACATGACCGGCCCGGAGGCGGAGCTGCTTCTCGGGGCCAAGTTCCGGCGCTGCGTCCCCACCCGACTCTCGGTTCAGCAGCACCCGCAGTACCTCAAGAGCGACAAGCCCCCGTTTCACACCGATGTCTTTCTGGAGACTGTCCGCCGGGGCCGCACCCTGCCGATCGATGCGCGCTACCAGGAGTGGTCCCAGGAGTTCAACACCGCCACCGATGCCCTCTTCAATGTGGGTAGCACGACAGTCGCGCAGGCCAGCCAGACCGCGACCCAGCGTATCAACAAGCTCCTTGCGGGCGAGGAGGGGTTTTAG
- a CDS encoding ABC transporter ATP-binding protein, whose protein sequence is MASVRVQQLIKKYDQVVAVKGMDLSVEDGEFMVFLGPSGCGKTTTLRCIAGLELPDGGTIKIGEEEVTHKQPAERDIAFVFQSFSLYPHMTVRENLSFPLRAVKTAQSVIDERVMMAARMLHITDKLDRKPTQLSGGEQQRVTIGRAIVRRPQVFLMDEPLSALDAKLRTEMRAEIKKLQTDLGATTIYVTHDQLEAMSMGDRIAIMYGGLLQQAGTPMEVYDNPRNLFVAGFIGSPAMNFVPCTRSGDSLSLSPAEGAAAASLGLDSDGKGRFATTPTGDTSLVLGVRPEDVAFVEAGTPGSLPVRVEVVELLGSENIINVGLAGHIVKVRTTPTFRPTLGQTLHARINQSRSHLFNKQTELNINAER, encoded by the coding sequence ATGGCAAGCGTTCGCGTTCAGCAACTGATTAAGAAGTACGACCAAGTGGTCGCCGTGAAGGGGATGGACCTTTCTGTCGAAGACGGCGAGTTTATGGTCTTTTTGGGGCCGTCGGGCTGTGGCAAGACCACGACCCTTCGGTGTATCGCCGGGCTAGAGTTGCCCGACGGTGGGACGATCAAGATCGGCGAGGAGGAAGTGACCCACAAGCAGCCCGCCGAGCGCGATATCGCCTTTGTCTTCCAGTCCTTCTCGCTCTACCCCCACATGACCGTGCGAGAGAACCTCTCCTTCCCGCTGCGTGCCGTGAAGACCGCGCAGTCCGTGATCGACGAGCGCGTGATGATGGCGGCGCGGATGCTGCATATCACTGATAAATTAGACCGCAAGCCCACCCAGCTCTCGGGCGGCGAGCAGCAGCGCGTCACCATTGGCCGCGCGATCGTGCGCCGTCCCCAGGTCTTTCTGATGGACGAGCCCCTCTCCGCGCTGGACGCCAAGCTCCGCACCGAGATGCGCGCCGAGATCAAGAAGCTCCAGACCGACCTGGGCGCGACCACGATCTATGTCACCCACGACCAGCTCGAAGCCATGAGCATGGGCGACCGGATCGCGATCATGTACGGCGGCCTCCTCCAGCAAGCCGGCACCCCGATGGAGGTCTACGACAACCCGCGCAACCTCTTCGTGGCAGGCTTTATCGGCTCCCCCGCAATGAACTTTGTCCCCTGTACCCGTAGCGGCGATAGCCTCAGCCTCAGCCCCGCCGAGGGCGCGGCGGCGGCCAGCCTCGGGCTCGACAGCGACGGCAAGGGGCGCTTTGCCACTACCCCCACCGGCGACACCAGCCTCGTGCTGGGGGTTCGCCCGGAGGATGTCGCCTTTGTCGAGGCCGGGACTCCGGGAAGCTTGCCCGTAAGGGTCGAGGTGGTCGAGCTGCTTGGCTCGGAGAACATCATCAATGTCGGGCTGGCCGGGCATATTGTCAAGGTGCGTACCACCCCGACCTTCCGCCCCACTTTAGGGCAGACCTTGCACGCGCGGATCAACCAGAGCCGCTCGCATCTCTTTAATAAGCAAACGGAGCTTAATATCAATGCTGAGCGGTAG
- a CDS encoding SDR family NAD(P)-dependent oxidoreductase, with translation MEINLKDKVAIVTGAGRGIGNTIARTLAAEGAIVVVTDIRTDLLDAVKADWEANGWRGAQHIADVRSPEQCKELIAKIVAEFGRVDTLVNNAGVSISGPVETMSESAWDANLDINLKGTFLMCQAVIPVMKAQKSGSILNAASFAAIIPSIGSAPYAASKAGVHYFTRVLAGELGPWDVTVNCYSPGMIPTEINHFTERPEDVQSDLLDTLTLRRWGDPKDVANLICFLASDLARYITGTMVDVSGGKLATQIPKFAYENA, from the coding sequence ATGGAAATCAACCTCAAAGATAAAGTTGCCATTGTCACCGGCGCGGGCCGGGGCATCGGCAATACCATCGCCCGAACCCTAGCCGCCGAGGGCGCAATCGTCGTCGTTACCGATATCCGCACCGATCTCCTCGATGCCGTCAAGGCGGACTGGGAGGCCAATGGCTGGCGCGGTGCCCAGCACATCGCCGATGTGCGCAGCCCCGAGCAATGCAAGGAGCTGATCGCCAAGATTGTCGCCGAGTTTGGCCGCGTGGACACGCTGGTCAACAACGCGGGAGTCTCGATCAGCGGCCCCGTGGAGACCATGAGCGAGAGCGCCTGGGACGCCAACCTGGATATCAACCTCAAGGGGACGTTTCTCATGTGCCAGGCCGTGATCCCGGTGATGAAGGCGCAAAAGAGCGGGAGCATCCTCAATGCCGCGTCGTTTGCCGCGATCATTCCCTCGATTGGCAGCGCCCCGTACGCCGCGTCCAAGGCCGGTGTCCACTACTTCACCCGTGTCCTAGCCGGCGAGCTGGGGCCGTGGGACGTGACGGTCAACTGCTACTCGCCGGGCATGATCCCCACCGAGATCAACCACTTCACCGAGCGCCCGGAGGATGTCCAGTCCGATCTCCTCGATACGCTCACCCTGCGGCGCTGGGGCGATCCCAAGGATGTCGCGAACCTGATCTGCTTCTTAGCGTCGGACCTGGCCCGCTACATCACCGGCACGATGGTCGATGTCAGCGGCGGCAAGCTCGCCACCCAGATCCCCAAGTTCGCCTACGAAAACGCGTAG
- a CDS encoding ROK family transcriptional regulator, with product MAIQGKIQPGLLGRINEWRVLRTIQRHGALSRAELARATAITAPTASKAVEALIRDGWLVEVDDPDVRRGRPAKKLRLPAEEAQVLGVVVDWPECRLVVGGLDGNLRSEVRFETPKTYPELLATARHWAQTQLARPGVRTHGLCVALPGLIDYTEQRCLLSPNVHITDGQTPSKDLHAALGIECVIIHEGHALCLAERHARSAQGLDDFAVLDLSTGVGLPVVVRGQHFTGHRGLAGELGHITVNPTGRRCGCGNLGCLETEISDPALLQALGASTLEEAVARYNAGETDAIDARLDYLAIGIAAAIHLFNPPTLFLNSRLLSGCPTLLAKLQKQLKVRTLRPALDDCEILLAQGDKSQGVIAGIIEHLTSARLPTSLQELHRLDPELAS from the coding sequence ATGGCAATTCAGGGGAAGATTCAGCCGGGACTATTAGGACGTATCAACGAGTGGCGGGTGCTACGGACAATCCAGCGGCATGGGGCGCTCTCGCGGGCAGAGCTGGCACGCGCCACCGCGATCACCGCACCCACTGCGTCAAAAGCGGTGGAGGCACTGATACGCGATGGCTGGCTGGTCGAGGTCGATGACCCCGATGTGCGCCGGGGCCGGCCCGCCAAGAAGCTACGCCTCCCCGCCGAGGAAGCCCAGGTCTTGGGGGTGGTCGTGGACTGGCCGGAGTGCCGGCTGGTCGTGGGGGGGCTGGATGGCAATCTGCGGAGCGAGGTGCGCTTTGAGACTCCCAAGACCTACCCGGAGCTCCTCGCCACCGCCCGGCACTGGGCACAGACCCAGCTCGCACGCCCTGGAGTTCGCACACACGGTCTCTGTGTCGCCCTGCCTGGCCTGATCGACTACACCGAGCAGCGCTGCCTGCTCTCGCCCAATGTGCACATCACCGATGGACAGACCCCCTCCAAAGACCTGCACGCCGCACTGGGGATCGAGTGTGTCATTATCCACGAGGGGCATGCTCTCTGCCTCGCCGAGCGCCACGCGAGGAGCGCCCAGGGCCTCGATGACTTTGCAGTGCTAGACCTCTCGACGGGGGTTGGGCTGCCGGTCGTGGTGCGCGGGCAACACTTCACCGGGCACCGTGGGCTCGCGGGGGAGCTGGGGCACATCACGGTCAATCCCACGGGGCGGCGCTGTGGCTGTGGGAACCTGGGCTGTCTGGAGACCGAGATCAGCGACCCCGCGCTCCTGCAAGCCCTGGGCGCAAGCACACTGGAGGAGGCCGTGGCCCGCTACAACGCGGGAGAGACCGACGCCATCGATGCGCGCCTCGACTACCTGGCAATCGGGATCGCCGCGGCCATCCACCTCTTCAACCCGCCAACGCTCTTTCTCAATAGCCGCCTGCTGAGTGGCTGCCCCACACTGCTCGCCAAGCTCCAAAAACAGCTCAAGGTGCGCACCCTGCGGCCCGCCCTCGACGACTGCGAGATTCTCCTGGCACAGGGCGATAAGTCTCAGGGCGTGATCGCGGGGATCATCGAGCACCTCACCAGCGCCCGCCTGCCCACATCGCTCCAGGAGCTCCACCGCCTCGACCCCGAGCTGGCGAGCTAG